ATTGATGACCACAGACCTGCTCAGTTCCACGGTGGGAGTGATGCTCCGGAACCGCACACCGCTGAACGAAGCCCTGCTGATGTTTGCCCTGCGCATGCCCGATTTCATTTCGAAGGCGCTGCCTGTGGCCGTTCCTTTTGCCATCCTGCTTGGTCTCGGGCGTCTGGCCAAAGACAGCGAATTGAAAGTGATCTTCACTTCAGGGATCACCCCGAGCCGCCTGCTGGCCCCACTGCTGTTGCTGGGTGCGGTGGTGAGTGGGGTGCTGTTCTTTCTGGATGCCAACATCCGTCCGGTGGCGAATGCCAGGTGGTGGGACACCATCAACATTGTGTACAACGGGGCTCCACCGCCCAAAGAAGAACAGCTGTTCACCCAGGTGCAAGATGGGGTGCTGTACAGTGCAAGCAGCATCCGCCAGACCACACCGGACATGGCGCAACTTTCGGGTGTGATGGTTCGTTCTCCTGAAGGGACGTACACCGCAATGGGAGGACAGTGGGATTCCAGACAGCAGACCTGGGAGCTGTTCAGTGTCTGGAAGGTGGCCGGGGAAAACCAGGCCCCGACCTTTGAGCCCCGCAAAACCTTTCCTTACTCTGGAAAGCTGGTGGAGTTTACCCCTCTGCCAGAGTACCTGTCCATTTCCCAGATCCAGCGCAAACTGGCTTCTGGAAACATCAGTCTGGAAACTGAGCGTTCGCTGCGCTTTGAGTTGCAGAGAAGGTTTGCAGAGCCCCTTTCTGCTTTCTGTTTTGCTTTTGCTGCTGCTGCACTGGGTCTGCTGCTCAGGGACCGCTCCTGGGCGTTCATTTCGGTGATCCTGCTGATTTTTGTGTATTACGTGCTGTGGTCTTACACGCCAGAACTTGCCAAAGTCGGTGCGTTGCCCGTCTGGCTTGCTGCATGGCTTCCTGATGGGGTGTTCGTGCTGCTGGGTGCAGGCCTGATGAGGAGGCTTGTGTGAGACGCCGCATCGATGAGTACGTCATCCGGGAGATCCTGCCCCTGTTGATGGCCGGGATGCTGGTGGTGGTTCTGCTGCTGCTGATCGCCGTCTTCATTGAGGTGCTCGGTCCCATCCTGGCGAAGGGGGCAAATCCTCTGCTGGTGGGAAAACTGATCGCCTACAGCATCCCTGAAGCTGTGGGACGTGGATTGCCCATTGCTCTGCTTTTTGCTGTGCTGATTGCCATGACCCGTCTGGCTGCAGACAGCGAAATCAAGAGTGCGCTGGCCGGAGGGATTTCTCCCAGACGCCTGATGAGCCCGGTCATGGTGCTCAGCGTGGTGGTGGCCCTGGTCAGCTTCCTGAATGTGGCCCTCTTTGTGCCCAGGAGCACCGAGCAGGCCCTGCAAACGCAGCGGGACATCCTGCTGGACAACCCGCGTGTGCTGGTGAAGGAGGGAACCGTCTTCAAGGATGCCCTCAACCGTGCCATTTACATTGATGAGATTCTGCCAGGAAACCAGCTCAGGGGGGTGCAGGTGATCCAGCTCAACACTGCAGAGCCTCCCCGTGAATTGATCTCTGCAGAACGCGGGATTCTGGAGAACTCCACGGGAACAATCGTGCTGTACGACGGTCAGCGGGTGACTTACCGCGATGCCAAACCTGTGACCATTGCTTCCTTCAAGGAAGCCAGACTGCCCGTGCAGGACCTGCAGGCAACCTTCACAGGAGGCTTGAAGTCCGTGCTGGTCAACCAGACCATTCAGGAACTCTGGACGCGGGTCAAGCAGGCCAGAGACCAGGGTTTCCCTGCTTACGCTGAAAACACTGCACTGCAACGCAAGTTCGCAGAGCCTGCTGCTGCCATTGCCTTCGGATTTTTTGCGGTGACCCTGGCCCTGTATTCCTTCCGTTCTGGAACCAACGTGGGTCTGGTGTGGGTGCTCAGCCTGACTTTTCTGTATTACGCCACCTGGAGCGTGTTTCGGGTGATGGGAGAAAACGGTGCTCTGCCTCCTGTCATCGCTGCATGGGCCCCAGATGCCCTGTATGTGCTCGCTGGGCTGGGCCTCCTGGTGGTGACGGCCAGAAGATGAGCATGGACCTGCTGACCTTACTCACCGAACAGATCCAGAGCGGTGAAGCCATTGCCGAGCGTTTCGGGGTGACCCGTGTGGCCGTCTGGAAGCAGATCCAGCGCCTGCAGGCAGATGGCTACCCTGTGGTGGCAGAAAAACCCAAAGGGTACCGTCTGTTGCCTGGCACCCCCACCCCTGCAGCCCTGCAAAAACATCTCAAAGGGTCTTTTGGGCAGGAGTACCATTACTGCGGCACCGTGACCAGCACCCAGGACGTGGCCCGCAAGCTTGCAGAATCGGGTGCCCCGCATGGCACAGTCGTGCTGGCCGAAAAGCAGAGCCAGGGCCGGGGTCGCAGAGGCAGGGTGTGGAGCACCCCCACAGGTTCTGGCCTGTACTTCACCATCATCCTCAGGCCACAGCTTTCCCTCTCGGAACTGTCTTTACTCCCCCTGATGGCAGGCGTGGCGGTCCGGGAAGCCTGCGGTGTCGGTTACCTCAAGTGGCCCAATGACCTGCTCACCGAGAAAGGCAAGATGGCAGGACTCCTGCTGGAAGCCGATGTGCGTGGAGAAGAAGTGCACCATGTGCTGCTGGGCATTGGAATCAACGTGGTTCCAGAAGGCCTTCCCGAGGGGGCGGTGGGCCTGGGGAGTTACATCAAGAAAGTCAGTCGGGTGGAGGTGCTTTCCCGCATCCTGTTTCAACTGGAAACCTGGACAGGCATGACCGAGATGGCCGTCTTGCAGGCCTGGCGCAAATACAGTGGCACCCTGGGCCGTCAGGTGCGGGTGCAAACCGCAAAAGGCCCCATTGAAGGTCTTGCCGTGGATGTGGACGCCAGAGGCCTGTGGATTGAACATGAAGGGGTCCGCACCTGCATCACTGCGGGGGATGTCAGCCTGGTGGAGCCGCTGGGCAGCAAACCTCAAACCGTTTAAGTGCGGGTCTCCTGAAGCGCTGTCAGAGAGGTTGGTGACAGAGTTGGACGGGCGGCTGCTTTACCCTGGGGTTCTGTTTTGGTGATGTCTTTAGAAAGAAGATTCTGCACCTTTCTCTGGCTCACAGGTTGACTACAGTTGACATTCAGCTGAAATCCGATATACTAACAAAGCTCTATGCAGGGACCCTGCATATGTCATCCACAGTCCTTGTGGATAACCCGAAAAGTTTTCCACAGCCCCCCTGTGGATATTCAGAATTAGTGAATAGTGGGACACGAAAATTCGCAGTTCTGAACAACAAAAACAGTGAATAAAAAAGTTATCCACAGGTCTGCCAGAACCTGTGGATAACTGTGGATAACTTGTGGATAACGTTCTGGATGGGCAGAAAGATCAGGGTATTGTCAGTCCCGAGAACGAAGATTCTGCATAAATGCCCGCATTCGCGCAGGATCTTTGATTCCCGGGCTGGCTTCCAGATGGGTGACGGCATCGACGCCCACTGGCAGATGATTCTTTACGGCTTCCAGAGCAGCCACAACGTTCTGTGGGCCAAGCCCTCCAGCAAGCCACCAGCGTTTCGGGGGCTTCAGGCTGGGCAACAGGGACCAGTCAAAAGCCTGTCCTGATCCTGGCTCACTGCCGTCGAGCAGAACTGTGAAATCCTGCCATTCAGACAGGTCCAGGGTGGCATCCTTGACCCGGAAGGCCCGGATCACAGGGAAATGCGCTGCCACCTGCGCTGCAAATTCAGGGGATTCATTGCCATGCAGCTGCACGGCAGTCAGTCGGGCCGTGTCTGCGGTTTTCAGGAGCTCTTCCAGTGGCGTGTCCACGAAAACCCCCACCCGTGAAGGCAGCACGGACAGGCTCAGGCTGATCTTGCGGGCTTGCTCCGGAGTCACATGCCGTTTGCTGAACGGGGCAAAGATCAGGCCGATGGCATCCACCCCGAGCCGCTCCGCCAGCACCGCATCCTCAACGCGGGTCATCCCGCACATCTTCACTCGCATGGGAATCTTCAGGGTCTCCTTTGCTTTCTTCGGGGGTCTGGGCCTCAGGTCCGTGCCGTTGAATTTCAACTGGGCTTTCTCCAGACCCTGCTCTGCCCAGCTGATCGCAGCCTGCATGCCCAGATCAACAAGCTTCTCCAGATCAGGCTGCTCCTCCGGGCGGAATTTGGACAGCACCCACCTGGGCACATCGTATTTCGGTGGAGGACGGTCAATCCCGATCTTCAGGCGGGTGAAGTTCTCCGATCCCAGAAGCTGGGTGATGTTCTTGATGCCGCCCTGCCCGCCAGAACTCCCTCCGTGCCTGAATTTCATCATGCGGAAGGGCATGTCCAGGTCGTCCTGCACCACCAGCATGTCCTCCGGGTGCAGTTTGTAGAAGCGCATCAGGGGCACCACCGCCTGACCGGACAGGTTCATGTAGGTGTGGGGTTTGACCAGAATCACCTTCTCGGTGCCGATGCGCCCCTCTGCCACCTCGGCATTGCCACGGTGTGAGAAGCGCACCCCGAGCCTTGCTGCCAGGAGGTCCAGCACCATGAAACCCACATTGTGACGCGTCTGGGCATACTCTAATCCAGGGTTGCCCAGACCCACAATCAACTTCAATTCAACGTCTCCTCGATCAGGGCCCTCCAGCGGGCCTCTGCGAACTTCACATCCGAAAAGTCCTTGAAGCGGGAATACTCCTTGCGGAACTCCGCAAAGCTGGTTTCCACAGGACTGAACAGCATGGCAAGGGCCTTGTGGGTGTCCATGATGTTCTGTTCGGTCAGTGGGGTCTTGGCGTCGATCACCTCATCCAGCGTGGCCATCAGACCCGAGAGGGGACGCAACCACTGGAAATGGGGATGGTTGACCACCAGCTGGAAGTAGGCAAAGGGAGAGGAAATGGGCTCGAACTTGACTTCATATTCGCGCTTTGAATGCTCCAGAAGCACACTGTGGTACTGCCTCAGTGCCTTGGAGAGGTCAATCAACTGATCACGGACCGTCATGAGAGGTATTGTACTAGGAAGTTTTGAAGTTTATGGTTGCATGGTTTGCAGTTTGACAGGAGCGATCAGCGGTCAGCTTTCAGCCTCGAGGAAGCCGTGATGGCTGCGAGCAACAGGACCCAGGAAGCAAAACACCCCTGAGCCTCTTTTGCCTTGAGTCTTGTTTTGTACACTTTGAACGACAGGCACCAGGCCTGCTGAAGGCTGACCGCTGAAAGCTGATGGCTTTCTCAGGTAAAGTGATAGACGCCAGAGGAGACACCATGCCACGCCATACCGACACCAAACACATTCTGCTGGACATTGCCCGTGAGCTTTTCGCGGAGCAGGGCTACCGGGTCACCACCCTGGAGCAGATTGCGGCCAGGGCGGGCATCACCAAGCCTGCGGTGTACCGGCACTACTCCAGCAAGCAGGCCATTCTGGAAGCCTTGCTGAAGCAGGCCGATCAGCAGGAGCAGGAGATTTTCACCGAGGACACCTCTTTGCCCCTCAGGGACCGCCTCATTCAGGTGGCCCACCTGTACACTGGAGGCTTCAACCCCCTGATGGCCGTCATCACTGGAGCGAGTGACAAGCGTGAACAGGTTGCAGAAGCTGAAATGCATGCCCGGAAGCACATGCGCCAGACGCTGGCCCGCCTCACCGGGCTTTTCGAGCGGGAAATCCAGCAGGGCAGCGTGCAGGGGGACCCACAGATTCTGGCAGTGATGTTCAGCAGTGTGATTCACGGGTCACAGATGCACCTGAGCCGGAACCCCATCTTGCAGGAGAAGCAGATTCTGGAGGCCTCCATCGATGTGTTCCTGAATGGGTGCCTGCGGGACAAAGGGCAACTTCAGGCATGATAGGTTACAGATATGCGCTACCGAGCCTTCACCGAGATTGACCATGATGCCATCGTCGCTCTGGAGCGAATTGTTCTGCTTCAGGAAGAGCCCACTTTCGATTCCCTCCCTGAGAAGGAAAAAGAAGGCCGCATCCGCACCACAGAGGCCTCATTGCGCTTTTTTCAACGCACCGAGCACTCCTTTGTTGCTGAATTTGATGATGTGATCCACGGTGCAGTGCTGGCCCAGAGCGTGTGGCACGGAGACAAACCCACCGTGTGGATCAGCCGCATCATGATTCATCCAGACGCACCAGAAGGCACCCTCACAGGGCTGCTGAAAGCCTGCTCCAAGAGTGCTTACGACACCGCCATCTATGAGCTTCACACCTGCCTGACCCCCGATCAGGTGGCCGATGCAGAAGGATTCAGGTCCCAGGGCATTTACGCTGTTCGTCACCTTGGCTCCAGAAGCGAGACCGCACCAGGCGATAAACTGGCCTGATGCTCGGCTACATCGGGACCTACATCTGCAGGCTGGAAGCCCCCTGGGTGCGCTCCCTCAAAGAGAAACGTGCCCTGATCAAACCCGTGACCGAAAAACTCAAATCCCGCTACCCTGTCACGGTGGCGCGTCTGGATGGTCTGGATGCCCACGACTGGGAAGTGATCGGGGTGGTCACCATCTCCAACGATTACCAGTGGGTGCAGGACACCCTGAAGATGGTTTCGGACCTCATGCGGACATCAGGCTGCGAGGTCACCGAGGAGAACACCTCCATTCAGCCCATTGAACAGGAAGAAGAGGACGAATGAAAAACCGGGCAGTTTTGCCCGGTTTCTTTTTGATGGTGTGAATGGACTCAGGGAATGGCTTTGAAGCCTTCAGGACGCTGCAGGAGCCGGATGTTCAGCTGGGTGGCTCCAGTGAGTTCTGCGCCATCTTTGCCTTTGCTGGGGCTCGAAACACAATCCCACTTCGCTTCTGCTTTGCGCACGAACGGCCAGACCACCAGTGCAGCACGGCCCGCAATGTCCTTGAGGGGAACCGTGCCCATGATCCGGCTGTCTTCACTGCCGTTGGGGGAGCGGTTGTCTCCCATCACAAAGTACTGGCCTTCCGGTACCGTGATCTCTTCATCAAGGCGGGTCTGCTCGTTTTTGGCGTTGCGCAGTGCAGCAGCGTGGTTTGCCTCTTCGCTGTCAATGTCCCAGCAGCCCTGTGCCTGCCAGTAATCGGTGATGCCTGCCTGATTCAGTTTCTCTCCATTGACAAAGACCTCACCTGCAGAGACACGGATTTTGTCTCCGGGGAGGCCCACCACACGCTTGATGAAGAAAGGACGGTAAGTCCACAGGCCCAGAAAGGACATCTGCGATCCGGGAGAATCCAGCGGGGGTTTCACCACCAGAATGTCTCCACGCTGGAAACTGCCGTACCCCAGACGGTGCAGCCAGGTTTCATATTTGGGAATGACCACACGTTCCCCCCAGCGCAGGTTCGGCAGCATGCTGTTGCCGTCCACGCCGACCATGGAAACAAGAAATGTGGTGATGGCCCACGCAAAGAGGATCGCTTCCCCCCAGGGCCGGATGATGTCGTCCCACAGCGACCTCAGAAAACTTTTTTTCGGTTTGTCCGACATGCCTTTCCTTTCTCGGTCAAGCGCCCCTCTTGGTCCGGGGCGGCAATACAACATCTCACAGGATACCTGTGAAAGAGATGAAAATCATCCTGAAAGGGCAGAAGGCAAAAGGCAGAAGGCTGTAAAATGCCCGGGCTCTTGCTTCTTGAAAGCTGCAGTCAACCTCAAAACCGTGGCAAAAGAACCCATTTCCTTGTTGCTTTGAAGCCTTTAAGGATTCAGCAGCATGTACGTGCTTTTGGCCTTCTGCCTTCTGCACTCAGCCTTCTGCCGTTTACAACCCCAGAAGCTCCCGAATCCTGTCCTCCTGCAAGGTGGCAGCTTCCTCTCCAAGTTTGACGGCCTCATCCAGTTTCCAGAAGTTTTCGGTGTCGATTCTGGGCAGCACGCTGGGGCGCAAAAGCAGGTCAGGTTTGTACATGGCCAGTCGCATTTCGGTCATCTGAGATTGCATCACGATGATGGTTCTGCGGGCAGTGGGCAGGAGTCCCACCCGTTTGTCTTTCTGGAACTGTCCTTTGGGAGGGCTGGTTTCCCCTTCGTACTCGGGTCCGTTCACAAAGGTGACATCCACAGCGATGATGGGCCTGACCCCCATGAACATCACTGCATCCACCGGGACTTCATTGAGGATGCCTCCATCTGCCAGAAGCTGGTCTCCGATCCACACGGGATCAATCAGGCCGGGGTAGGCCACTGTGCAGCGCAGGGCCTGGGCCAGTGATCCGTGGTTGAAATACACCGAGTTTCCGCTGATCAGGTCTGTTGCAGTGATGGTGAAGGGCATTTTGAGGTCTTCGAAGCGCTCAGGGAGGTATTGCTTTAAAAAAGCCTCAAAAGCAATGTTGTTGAGGAGGCCCGATCCGATGTTGAGTTTCAGGAGCCTCAGGACGGGTGCTGTGGCGGCCATCTTGCGGATGTCTGAAGCGGAGTAACCTGCAGCATAAAATGCCCCCAGCAGGGCACCCATGCTGGTTCCAGCAATGCAACTGGGACGCACGCCGAGCCTGTCCAGAACATTGAACACCCCGATGTGGGCGAATCCTCTGGCCCCTCCACCTCCGAGGGCCAGTCCGAAGGGTCTGTGTGTGGTGGTCATGTTGTCCTTAATCTAACGCGAAACGGGAGTGAAAAGGTTTTTTACAGGGATCGATCAAGGATTGACAATATATAAGTATACATATAATATGTAAGCATATGGAAGGAGGATTTATGTGGATGATTCGAGTGAGTGAACACACCCGTGCCAGTGCAGAGCAGGTCTGGTTCCTTTACACCGATGTGGCAGGGTGGCCCAGATGGGACAGCGAACTCGACGCTTGCACCCTCTCAGGCCCTTTTGAAGCAGGCACAACAGGAACCCTCACCCCAAAAGGCATGACACCCATTCCTTTCACCCTCCTGCACGTTGATCCTTTCAAAAGCTTCTCGGATGAAACCCACCTTCCCGGAGCCGTGCTCAAGTTCCACCACACCCTTGAAGCCACGCCCGAAGGCCTCAAAATCACGCACACCATTCACCTGATCGGACCCGATTATGACCGTTATGCCGCCACCATCGGCAAGAGCATTGCGGCACACCTGCCTCCTGCCCTCAAGAAACTTGCTGCACTGGCAGAAGCCCCTGTCCCTGCATGACTGTTCTGTGCCTCACCTGCTTTCTGCCTAGTCTTCGCTGTAGACTGGGAACAGCTTGTGCCATCTGCCTGCTGACCGCTGATGGCTGACCGCTCACCCACCATGTCCGAAGATTTCCCCACCGAATTCGACACCCCACAGGACAACCCTGGCTTTCTGCTGTGGACCATCACCAGCAGGTGGCAAAGGCAGGTCCGGCAGGTGCTCGACCCCCTGAACCTGACCCACGCACAGTTTGTGCTGCTGGCCAGTCTGGGCTGGCTTTGCACCCGCGAGGCGCACATCACCCAGATCCGCCTCGCCGACCACGCCCAGATGGACCCCATGACCACCTCACAGGTGCTCAGGACGCTGGAACAGAAAGGCTGGGTGACCCGCCTGCCACACCCCAGAGACACCCGCGCCAAGGTCTTGCAGGTGACCCCTGAAGGTCACACCATGATCGAGCAGAGCATCCCTCTGGTGGAGGCGGTGGACCGGGCCTTTTTCGCAGAACTGGGTCCAGAGGCAGTGGCCCTCTTCAAAAAGCTGGACCAGCGTTCCTCCTGACCGGGGCCTCTCCTGTAAGCATCTTCACTGCGCCATGTCTGCACCACTGTGCCGTTCAGCCGATGTGCTTTTGCAGGGCTTTGCGCACAATGGGGGGAATGGACATCCTTGGAACCATCACCGAACAGCTTGTTCAGGAGGGTGCAGAAGCCGTGCTGCTCCTCGGGAGCTTCTCGCGGGGCGAAGAAGTGCCCTACAGCGACCTTGACCTGCATGCGGTCTACCAGACTGTGCCCACCTACCAGCAGCGCATTGCCTACCTCGATGGCCGACTGGTCACCGTGAGTTTCTACACCTGGGACCGCAAGGAACTGGCCTTCACCGATGCCCAGACGGCCCTGTGGAACATCGAGGGCATGAGGCACACCCGGATTCTGCATGACCCTGAAGGCCGCTTTGCTGCCCTGCAGACCCGCGCCCAGGCTTTCGACTGGAGCCAGGTCCGTGAAGGGGCACTGGGCCGCATCGGGTCCCACCTGTACAACACCATCGAAGAATGCCACAAGATCATGGGTGCCCTGCTGACCCACAATGCAGAAAAGTGCATGTTCGCCATGGAGGGCATCAAATGGTCCCTCGCCGAAATCAGTGCCTTTGCCAGTGGAGCCCTGATCGTCACCGAAAACCGCTACTGGAGCACCATCCATCAGGCAGAACCGGACCCGGAGTGGAAGGAACACTTCTGGACCATGCTGGGTTTCACAGGAGCATCTGTCTTCGAGAGGGGAGAGGCGACCCTCAAACTCTACCTGCGCAGTTTTGAGCTGCATGGAGAGCATGTCAATGAAGAACACAAAAACACTGTCCAGCAAACAGCAGAAACCATCCGTGCATTTCTTGCGCAAGGGGGGTATTGACAGGAGCGAGATTCACTGATATTCTTACTCTCGCTTTCGGGGCTGTGGCGCAGTTGGGAGCGCGTCTGAATGGCATTCAGAAGGTCAGGGGTTCGAATCCCCTCAGCTCCACCAGAAAGAGATCCGCTAGAAACAGCGGATCTTTTCTTTTTGTCTCAACTCGGTAAGGCCTCGCATTTTCTGAAGCCTGCTTTTCAGGAATGATGGTTTCCATGTCTGCCTCTGCTGCCCGCACCTTCCTGGAACAGGACCCGATCCTTGCCTCCTTGCTGGAAAAATACCCTCTGCCTGAGACCTTCAAGGGCTCTTTTGACGCTTTCGCTGGCCTGTGCAGCATCGTGATTGGGCAGCAGGTCAGTGTGCGTTCCTCTGTGGCGGTGGAGAAGCGGGTGTTGAACCATCTGGGCAGCTTCACCCCCGAAAAGATGCTGGAAACCCCCGAAGATGTGCTGGGCAAACTCGGCATGACCCGCAACAAGATCCGCACCCTCAAAGGCATGGCTGTCAGGGTCAAGGAAGGACTCGATCTGGATGCCTTGCAGCATGAACCAGACGCAAAAGTCAGTGAAATCCTGCTGGGCATGTGGGGCATTGGCCAGTGGTCCACAGACATGTTCCTGATGTTCGGACTGGGCCATGAAGACGTGTTCCCCTGGGGAGATGTGGCCCTGAGGCGCGGCTTTTTTCGGGTGATGGGGCAGGACGCCACCCCTGGAATTGCAGAGAGGTGGCGTCCTTTTCGTTCTTATGCGTCCTGGTTGTTCTGGCAGGAATCAGAAACGGACCTTTCGATTCAGCCGCTGTTCTGGGTGCATGTCTGAAGGCCGAGGGCTCAGGGCCGAGCGACCAGTGCGACGCGGGCCGCCCCGCAAGCACGTCTTCGGGTCAAGAGAGAGCCGAGGGCAAATCGGAATGCAGCGGCCATTGCCTGTAAGGTGAGATGATGTTCTTGAAAGTGAACCTGCAGCTGTGTGCCAGAGGGGCAAGCCATCTGCCCGCCGATACGTC
This DNA window, taken from Deinococcus cellulosilyticus NBRC 106333 = KACC 11606, encodes the following:
- a CDS encoding LptF/LptG family permease, giving the protein MVLKLTRYLLREVLPLYLVGFVVFTILMTTDLLSSTVGVMLRNRTPLNEALLMFALRMPDFISKALPVAVPFAILLGLGRLAKDSELKVIFTSGITPSRLLAPLLLLGAVVSGVLFFLDANIRPVANARWWDTINIVYNGAPPPKEEQLFTQVQDGVLYSASSIRQTTPDMAQLSGVMVRSPEGTYTAMGGQWDSRQQTWELFSVWKVAGENQAPTFEPRKTFPYSGKLVEFTPLPEYLSISQIQRKLASGNISLETERSLRFELQRRFAEPLSAFCFAFAAAALGLLLRDRSWAFISVILLIFVYYVLWSYTPELAKVGALPVWLAAWLPDGVFVLLGAGLMRRLV
- a CDS encoding LptF/LptG family permease; its protein translation is MRRRIDEYVIREILPLLMAGMLVVVLLLLIAVFIEVLGPILAKGANPLLVGKLIAYSIPEAVGRGLPIALLFAVLIAMTRLAADSEIKSALAGGISPRRLMSPVMVLSVVVALVSFLNVALFVPRSTEQALQTQRDILLDNPRVLVKEGTVFKDALNRAIYIDEILPGNQLRGVQVIQLNTAEPPRELISAERGILENSTGTIVLYDGQRVTYRDAKPVTIASFKEARLPVQDLQATFTGGLKSVLVNQTIQELWTRVKQARDQGFPAYAENTALQRKFAEPAAAIAFGFFAVTLALYSFRSGTNVGLVWVLSLTFLYYATWSVFRVMGENGALPPVIAAWAPDALYVLAGLGLLVVTARR
- a CDS encoding biotin--[acetyl-CoA-carboxylase] ligase — its product is MDLLTLLTEQIQSGEAIAERFGVTRVAVWKQIQRLQADGYPVVAEKPKGYRLLPGTPTPAALQKHLKGSFGQEYHYCGTVTSTQDVARKLAESGAPHGTVVLAEKQSQGRGRRGRVWSTPTGSGLYFTIILRPQLSLSELSLLPLMAGVAVREACGVGYLKWPNDLLTEKGKMAGLLLEADVRGEEVHHVLLGIGINVVPEGLPEGAVGLGSYIKKVSRVEVLSRILFQLETWTGMTEMAVLQAWRKYSGTLGRQVRVQTAKGPIEGLAVDVDARGLWIEHEGVRTCITAGDVSLVEPLGSKPQTV
- the pth gene encoding aminoacyl-tRNA hydrolase — protein: MKLIVGLGNPGLEYAQTRHNVGFMVLDLLAARLGVRFSHRGNAEVAEGRIGTEKVILVKPHTYMNLSGQAVVPLMRFYKLHPEDMLVVQDDLDMPFRMMKFRHGGSSGGQGGIKNITQLLGSENFTRLKIGIDRPPPKYDVPRWVLSKFRPEEQPDLEKLVDLGMQAAISWAEQGLEKAQLKFNGTDLRPRPPKKAKETLKIPMRVKMCGMTRVEDAVLAERLGVDAIGLIFAPFSKRHVTPEQARKISLSLSVLPSRVGVFVDTPLEELLKTADTARLTAVQLHGNESPEFAAQVAAHFPVIRAFRVKDATLDLSEWQDFTVLLDGSEPGSGQAFDWSLLPSLKPPKRWWLAGGLGPQNVVAALEAVKNHLPVGVDAVTHLEASPGIKDPARMRAFMQNLRSRD
- a CDS encoding TetR/AcrR family transcriptional regulator, encoding MPRHTDTKHILLDIARELFAEQGYRVTTLEQIAARAGITKPAVYRHYSSKQAILEALLKQADQQEQEIFTEDTSLPLRDRLIQVAHLYTGGFNPLMAVITGASDKREQVAEAEMHARKHMRQTLARLTGLFEREIQQGSVQGDPQILAVMFSSVIHGSQMHLSRNPILQEKQILEASIDVFLNGCLRDKGQLQA
- a CDS encoding DUF1999 domain-containing protein, producing MRYRAFTEIDHDAIVALERIVLLQEEPTFDSLPEKEKEGRIRTTEASLRFFQRTEHSFVAEFDDVIHGAVLAQSVWHGDKPTVWISRIMIHPDAPEGTLTGLLKACSKSAYDTAIYELHTCLTPDQVADAEGFRSQGIYAVRHLGSRSETAPGDKLA
- a CDS encoding DUF503 domain-containing protein: MMLGYIGTYICRLEAPWVRSLKEKRALIKPVTEKLKSRYPVTVARLDGLDAHDWEVIGVVTISNDYQWVQDTLKMVSDLMRTSGCEVTEENTSIQPIEQEEEDE
- the lepB gene encoding signal peptidase I, which encodes MSDKPKKSFLRSLWDDIIRPWGEAILFAWAITTFLVSMVGVDGNSMLPNLRWGERVVIPKYETWLHRLGYGSFQRGDILVVKPPLDSPGSQMSFLGLWTYRPFFIKRVVGLPGDKIRVSAGEVFVNGEKLNQAGITDYWQAQGCWDIDSEEANHAAALRNAKNEQTRLDEEITVPEGQYFVMGDNRSPNGSEDSRIMGTVPLKDIAGRAALVVWPFVRKAEAKWDCVSSPSKGKDGAELTGATQLNIRLLQRPEGFKAIP
- a CDS encoding patatin-like phospholipase family protein, whose amino-acid sequence is MTTTHRPFGLALGGGGARGFAHIGVFNVLDRLGVRPSCIAGTSMGALLGAFYAAGYSASDIRKMAATAPVLRLLKLNIGSGLLNNIAFEAFLKQYLPERFEDLKMPFTITATDLISGNSVYFNHGSLAQALRCTVAYPGLIDPVWIGDQLLADGGILNEVPVDAVMFMGVRPIIAVDVTFVNGPEYEGETSPPKGQFQKDKRVGLLPTARRTIIVMQSQMTEMRLAMYKPDLLLRPSVLPRIDTENFWKLDEAVKLGEEAATLQEDRIRELLGL
- a CDS encoding SRPBCC family protein; amino-acid sequence: MIRVSEHTRASAEQVWFLYTDVAGWPRWDSELDACTLSGPFEAGTTGTLTPKGMTPIPFTLLHVDPFKSFSDETHLPGAVLKFHHTLEATPEGLKITHTIHLIGPDYDRYAATIGKSIAAHLPPALKKLAALAEAPVPA
- a CDS encoding MarR family winged helix-turn-helix transcriptional regulator encodes the protein MADRSPTMSEDFPTEFDTPQDNPGFLLWTITSRWQRQVRQVLDPLNLTHAQFVLLASLGWLCTREAHITQIRLADHAQMDPMTTSQVLRTLEQKGWVTRLPHPRDTRAKVLQVTPEGHTMIEQSIPLVEAVDRAFFAELGPEAVALFKKLDQRSS
- a CDS encoding nucleotidyltransferase domain-containing protein — encoded protein: MDILGTITEQLVQEGAEAVLLLGSFSRGEEVPYSDLDLHAVYQTVPTYQQRIAYLDGRLVTVSFYTWDRKELAFTDAQTALWNIEGMRHTRILHDPEGRFAALQTRAQAFDWSQVREGALGRIGSHLYNTIEECHKIMGALLTHNAEKCMFAMEGIKWSLAEISAFASGALIVTENRYWSTIHQAEPDPEWKEHFWTMLGFTGASVFERGEATLKLYLRSFELHGEHVNEEHKNTVQQTAETIRAFLAQGGY
- a CDS encoding DNA-3-methyladenine glycosylase family protein: MSASAARTFLEQDPILASLLEKYPLPETFKGSFDAFAGLCSIVIGQQVSVRSSVAVEKRVLNHLGSFTPEKMLETPEDVLGKLGMTRNKIRTLKGMAVRVKEGLDLDALQHEPDAKVSEILLGMWGIGQWSTDMFLMFGLGHEDVFPWGDVALRRGFFRVMGQDATPGIAERWRPFRSYASWLFWQESETDLSIQPLFWVHV